In Cyanobacteria bacterium GSL.Bin1, a single genomic region encodes these proteins:
- a CDS encoding ATP synthase subunit I, with translation MTEYYQLQRNLYLVMLVLTGVIVVSVWVAYSGQTALNYLLGALAGLLYFRRLARDIEGLGGQQGRLGFGSGRLAIFVAVIILASQLQRLAILPVFLGFMTYKAAIVIYVVQTTLFPKQE, from the coding sequence ATGACGGAGTATTATCAACTCCAACGCAACTTGTATTTAGTGATGTTGGTGCTGACTGGGGTAATTGTTGTATCAGTTTGGGTCGCCTACTCTGGACAAACCGCCCTTAATTACTTATTGGGCGCTCTAGCCGGGCTCCTTTATTTTCGGCGCTTAGCGCGAGATATTGAAGGGTTAGGGGGACAACAAGGACGTCTGGGATTTGGCAGTGGTCGCCTTGCCATTTTTGTGGCAGTGATTATTCTGGCTAGTCAACTGCAACGTCTGGCGATCCTACCCGTCTTTTTGGGGTTTATGACCTACAAAGCAGCCATCGTGATTTACGTCGTGCAAACCACCCTGTTCCCCAAACAGGAATAA
- a CDS encoding F0F1 ATP synthase subunit A, translating into MTLLDGLNVIPAFPLAELEVGEHFYWEIGNYTVHGQVFLTSWVVIALLLIASFIGTRNLERIPSGIQNFLEYALDFVRDIAKTQIGEKEYRPWVPFVGTLFLFIFVSNWSGALVPWKVIEIPSSELAAPTNDINTTVALALLTSLAYFYAGISKRGLGYFKKYIEPTPILLPINILEDFTKPLSLSFRLFGNILADELVVAVLVLLVPLFVPLPVMALGLFTSAIQALIFATLAGAYIGESLEHGEEE; encoded by the coding sequence ATGACCTTGCTAGACGGTTTAAACGTCATCCCTGCTTTCCCCCTCGCTGAACTAGAAGTTGGGGAACACTTTTACTGGGAAATTGGGAATTACACCGTTCACGGGCAGGTTTTTCTAACCTCCTGGGTGGTAATTGCCCTGTTACTCATTGCCAGTTTTATTGGCACGCGTAACCTTGAGCGAATTCCCAGTGGCATCCAGAACTTTCTCGAATATGCCTTAGACTTTGTTCGGGATATTGCAAAAACCCAAATTGGTGAGAAAGAATATCGCCCCTGGGTACCGTTCGTCGGAACATTGTTCTTATTTATCTTTGTTTCCAACTGGTCAGGGGCACTCGTTCCTTGGAAAGTTATTGAAATTCCGAGTAGCGAGTTAGCCGCTCCGACCAACGATATCAACACAACGGTTGCCCTCGCCTTATTAACCTCTCTAGCCTACTTCTATGCGGGGATTAGTAAACGGGGACTCGGCTACTTTAAAAAGTACATCGAACCCACGCCAATTCTGTTACCCATTAACATTTTGGAAGACTTTACCAAGCCGCTCTCGCTGAGTTTCCGACTTTTTGGTAATATTCTTGCTGATGAGTTGGTCGTTGCCGTATTAGTGTTACTGGTTCCTTTATTTGTTCCTTTGCCCGTGATGGCATTGGGACTCTTTACCAGCGCGATTCAGGCTTTAATTTTTGCCACGTTGGCGGGGGCTTACATTGGTGAGTCTCTCGAACATGGGGAAGAAGAATAA
- the atpE gene encoding ATP synthase F0 subunit C produces the protein MDSLTAAASVIAAALAVGLAAIGPGLGQGNASGQALEGIARQPEAEGKIRGTLLLSLAFMEALTIYGLVVALVLLFANPFA, from the coding sequence ATGGATTCTTTAACTGCTGCTGCTTCCGTTATTGCTGCTGCTCTCGCTGTTGGTTTAGCGGCGATTGGTCCGGGTTTAGGACAAGGAAACGCTTCGGGTCAGGCTTTAGAAGGAATTGCCCGTCAACCTGAAGCAGAAGGCAAAATTCGCGGTACATTACTCCTTTCTTTAGCGTTTATGGAAGCGTTAACCATTTATGGTCTGGTTGTAGCACTCGTTTTACTGTTTGCTAACCCCTTCGCGTAA
- a CDS encoding F0F1 ATP synthase subunit B': MTNWMILLAAEAVETTKEGGLFDFDLTLPLMAVQFLVLVALLNVLFYKPLTRVLDERAEYIRKNLNEAKENAKKSEELAQKFEEQLKDVRRESQEIIAQAQAEAQEQAAKNIAQAQQEVQAQREKATAEITAQKQEALQSLESQVDTLSRQILEKLVGADLVKR, from the coding sequence ATGACAAATTGGATGATTTTACTGGCAGCCGAAGCGGTAGAAACCACAAAGGAAGGGGGACTGTTTGATTTTGATTTGACCTTACCCTTGATGGCAGTTCAATTCTTGGTTTTGGTCGCCCTCTTAAATGTCTTGTTCTACAAGCCCTTGACTCGCGTTTTGGATGAGCGTGCTGAGTATATTCGCAAAAACTTGAATGAAGCGAAAGAAAATGCGAAAAAATCAGAAGAACTCGCTCAAAAATTTGAGGAACAACTAAAAGATGTCCGGCGCGAGTCGCAAGAAATTATTGCGCAAGCGCAAGCTGAGGCTCAAGAACAAGCAGCAAAAAATATTGCTCAGGCTCAACAAGAGGTGCAGGCTCAACGAGAAAAAGCAACTGCGGAAATTACAGCCCAAAAACAAGAGGCGCTCCAGTCCTTAGAATCCCAAGTGGATACCCTCTCTCGGCAAATTTTGGAAAAATTGGTGGGTGCTGATTTGGTGAAACGCTAG